The nucleotide window GGGCAGCCGCAGGCCCTAGACCGCACTACACTGGACGGTATCGCCGAAAAAGGAGAACTGAATCGTCGTACCAAAATCCTTTTTGAGGACCCTACGAAGCATAATCTTGCTCAGTGCAAGCTAAACAGGACATTAATCATTACATCCATGGAGCTGGGATTTACAGACCAAGAGCGCGTTGCCAACGAGATAAATAGACATCTGTCTCGAGTGACATTTGAGGATAAATTCGAGGTAGAGGGCTGGAAGGCCAAGGGAAATCATCTGGTCCTACAGCTAAACTCAGAGGGGGCCACCACATTGGTTTTGGCCTCTAAAACTTATCTTGAACGGTCAATAGGACTACAATTTGTCTGGCAGAGGCCCGGCGAATACGTTGCCAGAATTGATACCGATGAGTCTATCTGTAACAGGTTTAACATAGCATTACTCGACGTACCGGTCGAAAGGGCAGAGGAAGTACCCACGTGGATGACCGAGCGAGGAATCGAGTACACCTGGCTGTATTCTCTTGAGCTGACCGACGGCGATGAAAGGACGTTCGCAAAAGCCGTCCTGTATACCCCCGCAGCCAACCAAACCTCTAGTTCGATACTTGAGGGCCTAACAGCTCTCAAACCCAACGACTCCCAACTGGCGCTGGACTTCTCGGGCATCTCTTACCAGACGTTTTCGAAAGTCGCCGCCGCGCAAGTGCACAAGCCGTCGAGAGTAGTTTGCCTGCTTAACGCTGTGGACCCAGTGGACCTTAAGAATGAACGCTACTACCAAGAGATTCATGACGCTATGATGTTCGGTACCCCGGTGACCAGCTGTGGCGCAGTGGAAAGCATAAAGATCCCCATCCCAAGCCCTGATTACAGAAACAACTTCGCGACTATCCCTCTACAAGTGGGCAAGGTATTCATCAAATTCACAGATATCCGCAGCGCCGAGCGAGCTATGCTGACACTCGCCGGAATGCGCTTCGGTGAACGCACCATAATATGTAGTTATTTTAGTGAGCGCGACTTCGACCTGGACCTAATCTAGTCCTGGCCCGTGTAGCTCGATACATCTATATCGGGATCTGTCAAATGTCTAACTAATAAATCGTACAATCCCTGCGGGATTTTGGCTACAAAGCCAACTCCTAGTCTTATAATCTCATCCGCATCGAACTCCGGCATCTGTCTTAGCAGATTCATCGGAGAGTCTGATTGCATTATCCGACTACGCAGCGTAACCAGTTGCGCTACAATAAAAAGGATATTCATGTGAAAGCCGTACGCAAACATAAAGTCCCACAATTTGCATACCTCATCAAGTGGCTTTTGGCAACTCGATAGAGTAAGGATCGCCGGCACCCCGTAGATCTCTGCAGTTAAAAGGTTATCTGCAAGGAAACTGCCCAACTTAGGATCCACAACCCTCAAACACACATCCAAAAGCCTAGCACCAGTGTGAACACCACTGAGCGAGTTGTCCAAGTACGTGGGGATTACTTTATGACAAACGGTTTCGAACAAGCGGAAAGCCATCGCCTCGGAAGGGCAACTATACAGCAGCGGTGCAAGAAGAACATTCATACCCTGAACATAAGGAGCAACTCTAACACCTGTACCACCGCCGTTACGGCGTCTCTGCTGCTCCCATGCAAAGCAGCACAGACACCTACTCAGAGCATGCTCTGATACAACCTCTCTAAATACAGTATCTGTTGAAAACGTCCGAAACGTATCATTCTGGATCTTCTTGAATATAGCACCAGCCGGTTCACCCTTCTTAACTAGCTCTACATACCTACTTGTAGCACCTTCCATGCTCGTACGAGATAATATGGACCAGACATAGCACCTTTTACGCCTTTCTCTATCCGTTGGTACACCCTCCGATAGTACCAAGTACCGCAGCTGTGATAAAGAAGACTGCACAATTAGAGGCTCCTGTGCCAAGAACTTATCCATCTCTTCCGAATACCTAGATGATCTCTAAGAGCTACTTTGCAGCTCCCGATCAAAGGAACTTATTTCAATATAAGGATGTGATTGTAATATTGCACCCGTTTTTAAAAATAAGCGCACCCATTTGGAACAATAAACTTCCTCCGTTAAAGTTAAATAGATAAATACACTCATAAAGTTCTCATAAACAGCTCTATTTGCTCCTATATATCTATCTATAAAGCTGTTTGTTTGAGCTATATACATCGATATGGTCAAGAAGGTCGGTTTGCTGATTGCAGCGTTGACGCAGCTTATAGCTGTGGTCAGTGCTGCCACTCATGAGTTTCACTGGAGAGCCCAGTATGCCATGAAAAATGTGGACGGTGATAAGGAGAGAGAGGTGATATCATGTAACGGTGAGTTTCCTTGGCCTGATGTCCGTGTTAAGCGCGGAGATCGGGTTATTGTTCACTTGGAAAACGGTTTGGAGGACCGCAACACATCGCTGCACTTCCACGGTATGTTCCAGAACGGGACTAACCAGATGGATGGTCCAGAGATGGTTACTCAATGTCCTATCAATCCAGGCGATACCATGATCTATAATTTTACTGTTGAGCACAACAAGGGTACATTCTGGTATCACTCGCATACGATGGGGCAGTTCCAAGATGGTATGAAGGGTTTGTTCATTATCGAGGACGATGACTTCCCATACGAGTACGACGAAGAGACCGCTTTAGAACTCAGTGACTGGTATCATAGGTCTACAAAGGAAATTATCCCTGAGTTTTTGAGTCTTTACAACCCAACGGGTGCAGAGCCTGTTCCTCAGAGTCTGATAATGAACAATACACGTGAATTGAAATGGCATGTTAAGCCTAACACCACATACTTGCTACGTGTGGCCAACACCGGTGGTTTTGTTTCCCAGTACTTCTGGATTGAGGACCACGATCTGGAGGTTGTGGAAGTCGACGGTGTGTATGTGGAGAGAAATGTTACGAACATGATCTATATTACAAGTGCTCAACGTTACTCGATGCTTGTTCGTACTAAGAGTGACACCTCGAAGAACTTCGCTATCATGCAGGCCTTTGACCGTATGATGTTGGATGTTGAGCCTGAAGATCTTATTTACAATGCTGCTTCTTTCATGATTTACGACGACGAAAAGGATCTTCCGGAACCCATTGTTCCCGAAGAATATGAATTTTTGGACGATGTGTACCTGGTGCCTGTTGATGAGCACAGGAGAGAGGCATATGGTGACCCGGATGTGTCGATCGAGGTTACCGTGGACATGGACAACCTAGCCAATGGTATCAACTATGCCTTCTTCAACAATATCACATACGTTGCTCCAAAGGTTCCAACGTTGATGACTGTTTTGAGTTCTGGTGAAAACGCCAGAGACCCAAGAGTTTACGGTTCCAATACACACACATACGTCTACGATAAAGATGAAATCGTGGAGATTATCATCAACAACCACGATACAGGAAGACATCCATTCCATTTACACGGCCGTGTTTTCCAGGTCGTTGCTAGAGGTCCCGTCGTCGTCACTGATAAAGATACTGCAGATGACCAAGAAACAATAGAATATGACCCAGACAGCGCAGAGTTCAGGGAAATTCCAATGTGTAGAGATACAGTCTACGTCGAAGGTAAATCTTGGGTTGTGCTGAGGTTTAAAGCCGACAATCCAGGTGTGTGGCTCTTCCATTGTCACATTGAATGGCATATGATGCAGGGTTTATCTCTCACTCTCGTTGAAGCGCCATTGGATATTCAGAACACCGCTTCTCAGCAACTGACTGATAGCTCCTTGGGTGTCTGTGCCAACGTCGGCATGAGGCACCTGGGTAATGCTGCCGGAAATAGCGATGACATATTCGACCTAACCGGTGAAAACGTTCAAGCAAAGGCGATCCCAGACGGCTTTACTGCAAAGGGTATAGTTGCCATGTTCTTCTCTTGTTTGGTTGCCATTATTGGTCTAGTTACATTATCCATATATGGTTTGATGGAGTTCCAAAACCTCGACGGGGAAGACGAAGAAAGTGATAAGGTCAAGCCTGGAAGTGCAAGCAGTATTTCGAACGATGCCGATCACTCTTCCTCTTTGAACAAACGCTGAACGTGAGGTTTGCTGGGGGTTGTTTTATGTACATAGGAAATGACCATTATGTCTTTGGGTAGAGACAAGACAGAATAATAATTATGTAGAGCAAAAAAACTGACATGAACTTATATAACTGCTCCAGCTTATTTGGAGCGTTAGAAATCAAATTAATCGAAACAAGCTGTTTAAATTAAAATGCTATACTTATACCTTATTTAGTATTCCTTCAGCAGTTTTATTATATAATGTATTTTTTAAGTTATCCGTCGAAAAATCACTACTCTATAGACACCTCATTGGGCATCACAAGGTGGAACTGATTGAATTAGAGGAATTTTAAGTTCTAATGATGACTGATCATTGCAAATGCCCATCAAAAGCTAAAACAGAGTGCTGTAATTCCGCATTGGTGATGGATATCCCTTTATCTTTGCAGAAGAAGCGGAAGCATCGACGGTACAGGTTTCAGTTTCACAAGCACATGAAATACCATGGTACATCTTACCAGAAGGTAACGTCAATGCAATACTTGTTGGAGAAGTATGGAGAACAAAGAGCTGCTACGATTATGTCTTTTGTTAATTGTATTCATAAGAAGATAAATCGGGATGTTAGCAGGATAGACGATAGTTACATCAATAATGAAGTTTCTAAATGGGCAAAATCGAAGttatttcttcttctagTGACTCTTTCTCAGCGAGGAGGGCCCGAATACTGGATGGACAAGAATAATGGGGGTCAAAGCGGATTACCTTCAAAATCCGAGACCCAAcaagagaagaagaactGTTCAATGGAAGAAACCAAAAGTGACTTGGGGGAGACTCGGGTAGTATGTACCTTAGTGGAGCAGATTATGAGGGAAAATATAACTGCAGATTACGATGAGAGTGTTCACGATGAGAATTACGTTTTCTCTACAATATGGGCGAACTTCATGGAAGGGTTGATTAACCATTATTTGGAAAAGGTTATAATTCCAGGGTCCGAACTGAAAGTATGTCAGCAGCTGTACAAGCCAATGATGAAGATTATATCCCTTTACAATGAATATAACGAACTGATGGAAAAAAGTGAACGGAATGGCTTTTTGCCAACGGAGGAACCGTCTAGCAGCTCAGCTGTTGAAAACGGTTATGAAGGTGACAGAGCCTCGACTCCATCCA belongs to Eremothecium sinecaudum strain ATCC 58844 chromosome IV, complete sequence and includes:
- the MUD2 gene encoding Mud2p (Syntenic homolog of Ashbya gossypii ADR130W; Syntenic homolog of Saccharomyces cerevisiae YKL074C (MUD2)), with product MSNNLENLRSRIVANMNGKRGDKPIPTGPSGSNGGQDRNEGGSGAGGGPWSQENMAKGSQKIDPRRGGMRGDFTRGAGSGPVTGRRSVQQTSSNTMPLGAPSRFGGMPTGPVMDETRRGPHMQQQQQQQQQPDVRRMQDSRWNNHGGRYGGSRYGKRFDSAPARIEKQPNRYSGYEGGSRLSSSGGRGPARKPRAVPGSPYARDWTPDFRSIDWSKVPSIDERVRTRPTKWDVTPKGFEKVPAERAKLSGLFPLPGQPQALDRTTLDGIAEKGELNRRTKILFEDPTKHNLAQCKLNRTLIITSMELGFTDQERVANEINRHLSRVTFEDKFEVEGWKAKGNHLVLQLNSEGATTLVLASKTYLERSIGLQFVWQRPGEYVARIDTDESICNRFNIALLDVPVERAEEVPTWMTERGIEYTWLYSLELTDGDERTFAKAVLYTPAANQTSSSILEGLTALKPNDSQLALDFSGISYQTFSKVAAAQVHKPSRVVCLLNAVDPVDLKNERYYQEIHDAMMFGTPVTSCGAVESIKIPIPSPDYRNNFATIPLQVGKVFIKFTDIRSAERAMLTLAGMRFGERTIICSYFSERDFDLDLI
- the BUB2 gene encoding Bub2p (Syntenic homolog of Ashbya gossypii ADR131C; Syntenic homolog of Saccharomyces cerevisiae YMR055C (BUB2)) is translated as MDKFLAQEPLIVQSSLSQLRYLVLSEGVPTDRERRKRCYVWSILSRTSMEGATSRYVELVKKGEPAGAIFKKIQNDTFRTFSTDTVFREVVSEHALSRCLCCFAWEQQRRRNGGGTGVRVAPYVQGMNVLLAPLLYSCPSEAMAFRLFETVCHKVIPTYLDNSLSGVHTGARLLDVCLRVVDPKLGSFLADNLLTAEIYGVPAILTLSSCQKPLDEVCKLWDFMFAYGFHMNILFIVAQLVTLRSRIMQSDSPMNLLRQMPEFDADEIIRLGVGFVAKIPQGLYDLLVRHLTDPDIDVSSYTGQD
- the FET3 gene encoding ferroxidase FET3 (Syntenic homolog of Ashbya gossypii ADR132W; Syntenic homolog of Saccharomyces cerevisiae YMR058W (FET3)), with protein sequence MVKKVGLLIAALTQLIAVVSAATHEFHWRAQYAMKNVDGDKEREVISCNGEFPWPDVRVKRGDRVIVHLENGLEDRNTSLHFHGMFQNGTNQMDGPEMVTQCPINPGDTMIYNFTVEHNKGTFWYHSHTMGQFQDGMKGLFIIEDDDFPYEYDEETALELSDWYHRSTKEIIPEFLSLYNPTGAEPVPQSLIMNNTRELKWHVKPNTTYLLRVANTGGFVSQYFWIEDHDLEVVEVDGVYVERNVTNMIYITSAQRYSMLVRTKSDTSKNFAIMQAFDRMMLDVEPEDLIYNAASFMIYDDEKDLPEPIVPEEYEFLDDVYLVPVDEHRREAYGDPDVSIEVTVDMDNLANGINYAFFNNITYVAPKVPTLMTVLSSGENARDPRVYGSNTHTYVYDKDEIVEIIINNHDTGRHPFHLHGRVFQVVARGPVVVTDKDTADDQETIEYDPDSAEFREIPMCRDTVYVEGKSWVVLRFKADNPGVWLFHCHIEWHMMQGLSLTLVEAPLDIQNTASQQLTDSSLGVCANVGMRHLGNAAGNSDDIFDLTGENVQAKAIPDGFTAKGIVAMFFSCLVAIIGLVTLSIYGLMEFQNLDGEDEESDKVKPGSASSISNDADHSSSLNKR
- the AAN1 gene encoding Aan1p (Syntenic homolog of Ashbya gossypii ADR133W; Syntenic homolog of Saccharomyces cerevisiae YKL075C), which produces MMTDHCKCPSKAKTECCNSALVMDIPLSLQKKRKHRRYRFQFHKHMKYHGTSYQKVTSMQYLLEKYGEQRAATIMSFVNCIHKKINRDVSRIDDSYINNEVSKWAKSKLFLLLVTLSQRGGPEYWMDKNNGGQSGLPSKSETQQEKKNCSMEETKSDLGETRVVCTLVEQIMRENITADYDESVHDENYVFSTIWANFMEGLINHYLEKVIIPGSELKVCQQLYKPMMKIISLYNEYNELMEKSERNGFLPTEEPSSSSAVENGYEGDRASTPSTAVSCCTETTDSKLEKAQKLLWQARQDIPKTISKELTLLSEMYSTLSADEQDYELDEFVCCAEEYIEMEYLPALIDLLFLNCGRVIFWKVMLVLEPFFYYIEEIDENNDPVEEDEEEDASTINPASAGHHGGGNLNSVPDPRVVTLEKICEVAARQKWI